A single region of the Anaerolineales bacterium genome encodes:
- a CDS encoding response regulator yields MTVKILIVDPDISFSVPIKRALEQRGDYRVHTFASGQPALEMLQRDAHDVVILDADIADIALPALIHAMRRVQPWLYVMISTTPDRDKPAVRPLNVQGMIAKPYLARNLIHALSAAVRWIEVRRTATGGRGAAEQPLASRFARLLP; encoded by the coding sequence ATGACCGTCAAAATTCTGATTGTAGACCCCGATATTTCCTTCAGCGTGCCGATCAAGCGGGCGCTAGAGCAGCGCGGTGATTATCGCGTTCATACCTTTGCCAGTGGGCAGCCCGCACTGGAAATGCTTCAACGCGATGCCCACGATGTGGTGATCCTTGACGCGGATATTGCCGACATTGCCCTTCCCGCCCTGATCCATGCCATGCGGCGCGTCCAACCCTGGCTGTATGTCATGATCAGCACGACGCCAGATCGAGATAAGCCCGCCGTCCGTCCCCTCAATGTGCAAGGGATGATTGCTAAGCCCTACCTTGCCCGCAATCTGATTCATGCCCTAAGTGCGGCGGTGCGCTGGATCGAAGTGCGCCGCACGGCGACGGGCGGACGCGGGGCAGCCGAGCAACCCCTAGCGAGCCGCTTCGCACGCTTGCTACCCTAA
- a CDS encoding TIM barrel protein, whose protein sequence is MPKTTAAPRTPKAHHQPTTDAIRFGTVGAPSSTPHPGGTPLAIAHARALGLDHLEIAWVQSVRVTDESCAAIKAAAEQYGVSLSVHAPYYINLNSQTDDLMRKSDERLLLAARKGYLAGARDIIFHPGSYHNQPPETVYDRVRDKLREITTILKNEGVHVTLRPETMGKGAMFGTLEETIQLGRDVPGVLPAIDFAHLHARTGKDNSYKEFARMVKAVKDGLGQSGLESLHCHLSGIEYGEKGEKQHLPLNESDMRYRELLQALVDAEARGVIAAEAPDPFHVADALTFQATYRRLHDLKAGIGTTRVTDEE, encoded by the coding sequence ATGCCTAAAACAACAGCCGCGCCCCGCACCCCCAAAGCCCACCATCAGCCAACGACGGATGCCATTCGCTTTGGGACGGTGGGCGCTCCAAGCAGCACACCGCACCCAGGGGGAACACCCCTTGCCATTGCCCACGCACGGGCGCTAGGGCTGGATCACCTTGAAATTGCTTGGGTGCAGAGCGTGCGCGTCACCGATGAATCCTGTGCGGCGATCAAGGCGGCGGCTGAACAATACGGCGTCAGCCTGAGTGTTCACGCCCCTTACTACATCAACCTAAACAGCCAAACCGATGACCTGATGCGCAAAAGCGATGAACGCTTGCTTCTTGCCGCCCGCAAGGGCTATCTCGCCGGAGCGCGAGATATTATCTTTCATCCGGGTTCCTACCACAACCAACCCCCCGAAACCGTCTATGATCGCGTCCGTGACAAACTCCGCGAGATCACGACGATTTTGAAAAACGAGGGCGTCCACGTCACGCTTCGCCCAGAGACAATGGGCAAGGGGGCGATGTTCGGGACGCTTGAGGAGACAATTCAACTAGGGCGCGATGTCCCCGGTGTGCTGCCAGCGATTGATTTTGCTCACCTCCACGCCCGCACGGGGAAAGACAACAGCTACAAGGAATTTGCCCGCATGGTGAAGGCGGTGAAGGATGGGCTAGGGCAAAGCGGGTTGGAGTCGCTCCACTGCCACCTATCGGGCATTGAATACGGCGAAAAGGGCGAAAAGCAGCACCTTCCGCTGAACGAATCAGACATGCGCTATCGCGAACTGCTCCAAGCGCTGGTCGATGCCGAAGCGCGGGGGGTGATCGCCGCTGAGGCGCCCGATCCCTTTCATGTTGCCGATGCACTCACCTTTCAGGCAACCTACCGCCGCTTGCACGATCTGAAAGCAGGCATCGGCACAACGCGAGTTACCGACGAGGAGTAA
- a CDS encoding M50 family metallopeptidase, with product MTTERDRYAERMMNPPAPLDRKRVLTIAFIAFVVVFFLWQTRSIILYPFYLLVTYVHEMGHGLAAVFTGGRFVSFHVYPNGAGVAYTDGGNQHLILVAGYVGTALFGAMLLYLANRVRRVTLVSYGMAAFSSSLRSFWRFGRLEYDHRNHRLFAIMIGVTAGVGFIALARYGNRTANVLILNTFAFIIGFNVINDFLYLFNNQTIGIDDIPNDAAAMAKLTSTPTASWIILWLMISILMMGIAAIYAL from the coding sequence ATGACCACTGAACGAGATCGCTATGCCGAACGGATGATGAATCCACCAGCCCCACTGGATCGGAAACGTGTCCTCACCATCGCCTTTATCGCCTTTGTCGTCGTCTTTTTTCTGTGGCAGACGCGAAGTATTATCCTCTACCCGTTTTACCTGCTTGTCACCTACGTTCACGAGATGGGGCATGGCTTGGCGGCAGTTTTTACGGGGGGGCGCTTCGTCAGTTTTCATGTCTACCCCAATGGGGCGGGGGTTGCTTATACGGACGGCGGCAACCAACACCTGATCTTGGTGGCGGGGTATGTGGGAACGGCGCTTTTTGGGGCGATGCTGCTCTACCTCGCCAACCGTGTCCGACGTGTGACGTTGGTGTCCTATGGAATGGCGGCTTTTTCATCCTCTCTGCGCTCTTTTTGGCGGTTCGGGCGGCTGGAATATGATCACCGCAATCACCGCCTTTTTGCCATTATGATCGGTGTGACGGCAGGGGTAGGGTTCATTGCCCTTGCCCGCTATGGCAACCGCACGGCGAATGTCTTGATTTTGAACACCTTCGCCTTCATCATCGGCTTTAATGTCATCAATGACTTCCTCTACCTGTTTAACAACCAAACCATTGGGATTGACGATATTCCGAATGATGCCGCAGCCATGGCAAAACTGACCAGTACTCCTACGGCGTCGTGGATCATTCTTTGGCTGATGATCTCTATTTTGATGATGGGCATCGCCGCGATTTACGCTTTGTAG